A window from Urocitellus parryii isolate mUroPar1 chromosome 1, mUroPar1.hap1, whole genome shotgun sequence encodes these proteins:
- the LOC144255472 gene encoding olfactory receptor 14C36-like — protein MANSTMVTEFPLLSSPDGWDLSFLYFTVFPMTYLGTLLGNLLIVTVTTADKHLHTPMYFFLRNLSILDMCYISITVPNACVNTLTGNRAISVAGCATQIFLVIFCACVELLFLSIMAWDRYVAICQPLQYPLIMNPQICVHMTLASLLSGLLYAGVHTGNTFWLSFCQSNVVHQFFCDVPSLMRLSCSDTTSNMVILFVLAVAVGGGCFTFIAMSYFRIFAAVLKFPTRAPGKAFSTCTSHILVFSLFLSSGAGVYLKPSATSDTLQDLLLSAFYTMVPPFLNPLIYSLRNKQVKEAVRRVMQRQLFSGKR, from the coding sequence ATGGCCAATTCCACCATGGTAACTGAATTTCCCCTCCTGAGCTCTCCTGATGGCTGGGATCTGAGTTTCCTCTATTTCACAGTATTCCCAATGACCTACCTGGGTACCTTGTTAGGAAACCTTCTCATTGTCACTGTCACCACTGCTGACAAGCACCtacacacacccatgtacttcttcctcaggaaCCTGTCCATCTTGGACATGTGCTACATTTCCATCACTGTCCCCAATGCCTGTGTCAACACTCTCACTGGCAATAGGGCCATTTCAGTGGCTGGCTGTGCAACACAGATTTTCCTGGTCATTTTCTGTGCATGTGTTGAACTTCTGTTTCTCTCCATCATGGCCTgggaccgctatgtggccatttgcCAGCCCCTCCAGTACCCCCTCATCATGAACCCTCAGATTTGTGTCCACATGACTCTGGCTTCCCTGCTCAGTGGTCTGCTGTATGCAGGTGTGCACACTGGAAACACATTCTGGCTGTCCTTCTGCCAGTCAAACGTGGTCCACCAGTTCTTCTGTGATGTCCCCTCTCTGATGAGGCTCTCTTGCTCTGACACCACCAGCAACATGGTCATTCTTTTTGTCTTGGCTGTGGCAGTTGGTGGTGGTTGCTTTACTTTTATTGCCATGTCATATTTTCGCATATTTGCTGCTGTGCTGAAATTTCCCACCAGAGCCCCAgggaaggccttctccacctgtacCTCTCACATCCTCGTGTTTTCCCTATTCCTCAGTTCAGGTGCAGGTGTGTACCTGAAGCCTTCAGCAACCTCTGACACACTCCAGGAcctgcttctctctgccttttATACCATGGTACCTCCCTTCTTGAATCCTCTCATCTACAGTCTCAGGAACAAACAGGTAAAGGAAGCTGTGAGGAGAGTAATGCAAAGACAGTTGTTCTCAGGGAAACGATAA